A stretch of the Streptomyces sp. NBC_00078 genome encodes the following:
- a CDS encoding ABC transporter ATP-binding protein, with translation MTLLEVRNLEVTYPGGVAAVRGVDLSLDAGRKLGVAGESGCGKSTLALSLLRLLPARARVSGEILLDGEDVLTMRWGQVRAVRWAGASIVFQGAMHSLNPVHRIGDQIAEPILLHRRATAAAARTRTGELLEQVGLPVSRASAYPHELSGGQRQRVMIAMALACDPRLIIADEPTTALDVMIQAQILRLIEQLVAEQDVGLIMISHDLAVLADTCDRLAVMYAGRVVEEGPARQVYEDARHPYAGALSAAFPRIGDPASRFAPRGLAGDPPDPSAVPSGCAFHPRCPQALAVCATQDQALRDAGPGRQAACVHVGPTVPGPAVAAEDARSAT, from the coding sequence TTGACGCTGCTGGAGGTCCGGAACCTGGAGGTGACCTACCCGGGCGGGGTGGCGGCCGTACGGGGCGTGGACCTGTCCCTCGACGCCGGCCGCAAGCTCGGTGTCGCGGGCGAGTCGGGCTGCGGCAAGTCCACGCTGGCTCTCTCGCTGCTCAGGCTGCTGCCGGCCCGGGCCCGGGTGTCCGGGGAGATCCTGCTGGACGGCGAGGACGTCCTGACGATGCGCTGGGGGCAGGTGCGGGCGGTGCGCTGGGCGGGCGCCTCGATCGTCTTCCAGGGGGCGATGCACTCGCTCAACCCGGTGCACCGGATCGGCGACCAGATCGCCGAGCCGATCCTGTTGCACCGCCGGGCGACGGCGGCAGCGGCGCGGACGAGGACCGGCGAGCTGCTGGAACAGGTGGGCCTGCCGGTGTCCCGGGCCTCCGCGTATCCGCACGAACTCTCCGGTGGCCAGCGCCAGCGCGTCATGATCGCCATGGCGCTCGCCTGCGACCCGCGGCTGATCATCGCCGACGAGCCGACGACGGCGCTGGACGTGATGATCCAGGCGCAGATCCTGCGGCTGATCGAACAGCTCGTCGCAGAGCAGGACGTAGGTCTGATCATGATCAGCCACGACCTCGCGGTCCTCGCCGACACCTGCGACCGTCTCGCGGTGATGTACGCGGGCCGAGTCGTCGAGGAGGGCCCCGCCCGGCAGGTCTACGAGGACGCCCGGCACCCCTACGCGGGCGCCCTGTCGGCGGCGTTCCCGAGAATCGGCGACCCGGCCTCCCGGTTCGCCCCGCGCGGCCTGGCCGGCGATCCGCCCGACCCGTCCGCAGTGCCGTCCGGCTGCGCCTTCCATCCGCGCTGTCCGCAGGCGCTGGCCGTGTGCGCCACCCAGGACCAGGCACTGCGGGACGCCGGCCCCGGACGGCAGGCGGCCTGCGTGCACGTGGGTCCCACGGTCCCCGGACCGGCCGTGGCGGCCGAGGACGCGAGGAGCGCGACATGA
- a CDS encoding ABC transporter permease, whose translation MTTEAPPPVPGTRPAGPRALAWQRRRRSALRFWREYRTHRVGLVGLAALALFALVALTAPLTVGSDVAGVTDAPGSPLESPSGEFPLGTDRFGRNLLGLVVWGSRVSLLVGLLAAVLSVVIGTLVGITAGHFRGAYATVLMRVTDWFLVMPALVLAIALATVMSRSLGTVILAIGVTSWPTTARLVRAQTLAVESRPYIERARALGGGHWHVMTRHVLPNVMPLVLAQTTLMISSSVLAEATLAFLGLGDPTVISWGGLLQDAREAGAVSSGDWWYLVPPGIAIAVVALAFTLCGRAVESVLNPRLGVAR comes from the coding sequence ATGACGACCGAAGCCCCTCCCCCGGTACCCGGCACCCGGCCCGCCGGGCCGCGGGCGCTGGCCTGGCAGCGCCGCCGCCGCTCCGCCCTGCGGTTCTGGCGGGAGTACCGCACCCATCGTGTCGGGCTGGTCGGGCTGGCCGCGCTCGCCCTGTTCGCGCTGGTCGCGCTGACGGCGCCGTTGACGGTCGGCTCGGACGTGGCCGGGGTGACCGATGCGCCGGGCAGCCCGCTGGAATCACCCAGCGGTGAATTCCCGCTGGGCACCGACCGGTTCGGGCGGAATCTGCTGGGCCTGGTGGTGTGGGGCTCTCGGGTCTCGCTGCTGGTCGGGCTGCTCGCGGCCGTGCTGTCGGTGGTGATCGGCACGCTCGTCGGGATCACGGCCGGGCACTTCCGGGGGGCGTACGCGACCGTGCTGATGCGGGTCACGGACTGGTTCCTGGTGATGCCGGCGCTGGTGCTCGCCATCGCGCTGGCCACCGTGATGTCCCGCTCCCTCGGCACGGTGATCCTCGCGATCGGCGTCACCTCCTGGCCGACGACGGCCCGGCTGGTGCGCGCGCAGACGCTCGCGGTGGAGTCCCGGCCGTACATCGAGCGGGCCAGAGCGCTCGGCGGCGGCCACTGGCACGTCATGACCCGGCACGTACTGCCCAATGTGATGCCGCTGGTCCTCGCCCAGACGACCCTGATGATCTCCTCCTCCGTCCTCGCCGAGGCGACGCTGGCATTCCTGGGCCTCGGTGATCCGACGGTCATCTCGTGGGGCGGCCTGCTGCAGGACGCGCGAGAGGCGGGCGCGGTCAGTTCGGGCGACTGGTGGTATCTGGTGCCGCCGGGCATCGCGATCGCGGTGGTCGCGCTGGCGTTCACCCTGTGCGGGCGCGCGGTGGAGTCCGTTCTCAACCCCAGGCTGGGGGTGGCCCGTTGA
- a CDS encoding ABC transporter permease, with protein sequence MQPTAPDAASAPVGKAAVPVPAPRAVRGPRSRTTTAYLRYGAGKAGGAAVSLLAVLVTGFFLFRLIPGDPVKTMTGGRPVSARQLAEYRREFGLDLPLWQQFTDYCGKALTGDLGTSYQFRTPVIDKITEALPNTLLLTGTAFVLYTALGMFLGTRSAWRHGRLGDRLNTGLALTLYSVPSFWLGLLVIIVFGVGLGPVPGLFPTGGMESGGKEGFAYVLDVAHHLVLPVITLVAVEYGQTLLVTRSALLDEMGSDYLTTARAKGLRDDLVRRRHAVPNALLPTVTLVFVNLGRTVAGVILVETVFSWPGLGGLFYQALSVPDLPLVQGLFLFFASTVIVMNTLADLLYPLLDPRVGR encoded by the coding sequence ATGCAGCCCACAGCCCCTGACGCGGCGTCCGCACCGGTCGGCAAGGCCGCCGTACCGGTTCCCGCCCCTCGCGCGGTCCGCGGACCGCGGTCGCGCACCACCACCGCGTATCTGCGCTACGGGGCGGGCAAGGCGGGCGGTGCGGCCGTCTCGCTGCTCGCCGTCCTGGTCACCGGGTTCTTCCTGTTCCGGCTGATCCCCGGGGACCCGGTCAAGACCATGACCGGCGGCCGTCCGGTCTCGGCGCGGCAACTGGCCGAGTACCGGCGCGAGTTCGGGCTCGACCTGCCGTTGTGGCAGCAGTTCACGGACTACTGCGGCAAGGCGCTCACCGGCGACCTGGGCACGTCGTACCAGTTCCGCACCCCGGTCATCGACAAGATCACCGAGGCGTTGCCGAACACGCTGCTGCTGACCGGCACCGCCTTCGTGCTCTACACCGCGCTCGGCATGTTCCTCGGCACCCGCTCGGCATGGCGGCACGGCCGGCTCGGCGACCGGCTCAACACCGGCCTGGCGCTGACCCTGTACTCCGTCCCGTCGTTCTGGCTGGGCCTGCTGGTCATCATCGTGTTCGGGGTGGGCCTCGGCCCCGTCCCCGGGCTGTTCCCGACCGGCGGCATGGAGTCGGGCGGCAAGGAGGGCTTCGCCTACGTCCTCGACGTCGCCCACCACCTCGTACTGCCGGTGATCACACTGGTCGCGGTCGAGTACGGGCAGACGCTGCTGGTCACCCGCTCGGCGCTGCTCGACGAGATGGGCAGCGACTATCTGACGACGGCCCGTGCCAAGGGGCTCAGGGACGACCTGGTCCGGCGCCGGCACGCCGTACCGAACGCGCTGCTGCCCACGGTCACCCTGGTCTTCGTCAACCTCGGCCGGACCGTCGCCGGCGTCATCCTGGTCGAGACCGTCTTCTCCTGGCCGGGCCTCGGCGGACTGTTCTACCAGGCGCTGAGCGTGCCCGACCTGCCCCTGGTGCAGGGGCTGTTCCTCTTCTTCGCCTCGACGGTGATCGTCATGAACACACTGGCCGACCTGCTCTATCCGCTGCTCGACCCGAGGGTGGGCCGATGA
- a CDS encoding ABC transporter substrate-binding protein, with the protein MSTQDQYGTRRSHPRIPRPRTLRLVATAGAIALTFSSGLATPLNPAPQRAEAAGGKKVLTVAVAQSVDSLSPFLAVRLVSTSILRLTYEYLTDYDPGDAHPVPGLATKWAPSADKLTWTYTIRSDAKWSDGQKVTAQDAAWTFNKMMTDQAAATANGSFVGNFRKVTAPSPTKLVVELKKPQATMTALDVPIVPEHVWKNVSDLSKFNNDKTFPIVGDGPFVLTDYKADSYVRLKANKGFWRGAPKFDELVFKYYKDQDAAVAALRKGEVSFVAGQPALTPAQAASLKGQKDIKVNDAPGRRFYALATNPGARAKNGKRFGDGDPSLLDQRVRNALFMAVDRRTIIDKVFQGHAVEGQGYIPPRFSTYFWKPSASRTLSYDPTKAGRLLDQAGYRKNADGKRVGEDGKPLDYRVLCHATDPNDKAVGQYLKEWWAKLGIGMSLDCLDNVTDPWLAGKYDLAFDGWSVNPDPDFVLSIHTCAALPATPKDTGQTDNFICDKTYDELYARQLAEYDSAKRAGIVQQMESRLYDLGYMNVMAYPNAVEAYRTDQIKSIETMPRAAGNIYGQDGYWSWWSAVPAGSGSSSGGSSTGVVVGIAAGVVVLAGAVFLFARRRGATADDRE; encoded by the coding sequence ATGAGCACACAAGACCAGTACGGCACCAGGCGTTCACATCCGAGAATCCCTCGACCCCGTACGCTCCGGCTCGTCGCGACCGCCGGCGCCATCGCTCTGACGTTCTCGTCGGGCCTCGCGACTCCGCTCAACCCGGCGCCCCAGCGGGCGGAGGCCGCCGGCGGCAAGAAGGTCCTCACCGTGGCGGTCGCGCAGAGCGTCGACTCGCTGAGCCCGTTCCTGGCGGTGCGTCTGGTCAGCACGAGCATCCTGCGGCTGACGTACGAGTACCTCACGGACTACGACCCCGGTGACGCCCATCCGGTCCCCGGCCTCGCCACCAAGTGGGCGCCGTCCGCCGACAAGCTCACCTGGACGTACACCATCCGCTCCGACGCCAAGTGGTCGGACGGGCAGAAGGTGACCGCCCAGGACGCGGCCTGGACCTTCAACAAGATGATGACCGACCAGGCTGCCGCCACCGCGAACGGCAGCTTCGTCGGCAACTTCCGCAAGGTGACGGCCCCCAGCCCCACCAAACTGGTCGTCGAGCTGAAGAAGCCGCAGGCGACGATGACCGCCCTGGACGTGCCGATCGTGCCCGAGCACGTGTGGAAGAACGTCTCGGACCTGTCGAAGTTCAACAACGACAAGACCTTCCCCATCGTCGGCGACGGGCCGTTCGTCCTCACCGACTACAAGGCCGACAGCTATGTCCGCCTGAAGGCCAACAAGGGTTTCTGGCGCGGGGCGCCCAAGTTCGACGAGCTGGTCTTCAAGTACTACAAGGACCAGGACGCGGCCGTGGCCGCGCTGCGCAAGGGCGAGGTCTCCTTCGTGGCGGGCCAGCCGGCCCTGACACCGGCTCAGGCCGCCTCCCTCAAGGGCCAGAAGGACATCAAGGTCAACGACGCTCCCGGCCGTCGCTTCTACGCCCTCGCCACCAACCCGGGCGCCCGGGCGAAGAACGGCAAGAGGTTCGGTGACGGCGACCCGTCCCTGCTGGACCAGCGCGTGCGCAACGCCCTGTTCATGGCCGTCGACCGCAGGACCATCATCGACAAGGTGTTCCAGGGCCACGCGGTCGAGGGCCAGGGCTACATCCCGCCGCGCTTCTCCACGTACTTCTGGAAGCCGTCGGCGAGCCGGACGCTCTCCTACGACCCCACGAAGGCCGGCCGGCTCCTCGACCAGGCCGGCTACCGGAAGAACGCCGACGGCAAGCGGGTCGGCGAGGACGGCAAACCGCTGGACTACCGCGTCCTGTGCCACGCCACGGACCCCAATGACAAGGCGGTGGGCCAGTACCTCAAGGAGTGGTGGGCCAAGCTCGGCATCGGCATGTCGCTCGACTGCCTGGACAACGTCACCGACCCCTGGCTCGCCGGCAAGTACGACCTCGCCTTCGACGGCTGGTCCGTCAACCCCGACCCGGACTTCGTGCTGTCCATCCACACCTGCGCCGCCCTGCCCGCGACCCCGAAGGACACCGGCCAGACCGACAACTTCATCTGCGACAAGACGTACGACGAGCTGTACGCGAGGCAGCTCGCCGAGTACGACTCGGCCAAACGGGCCGGCATCGTCCAGCAGATGGAGTCGCGGCTGTACGACCTGGGGTACATGAACGTCATGGCGTATCCGAACGCCGTCGAGGCGTACCGCACCGACCAGATCAAGTCGATCGAGACCATGCCCAGGGCCGCGGGCAACATCTACGGCCAGGACGGTTACTGGAGCTGGTGGTCGGCGGTCCCGGCCGGCTCCGGCAGCTCCTCCGGCGGCAGCTCGACCGGGGTCGTCGTGGGGATCGCCGCGGGTGTCGTGGTCCTCGCCGGCGCCGTATTCCTCTTCGCCAGGCGCCGCGGCGCCACCGCCGACGACCGCGAGTAG
- a CDS encoding amidohydrolase family protein, with the protein MALHLRGAVLPDGTVRDVWTLGDRITFERPSGPADTVADGGFLLPGLVDVHTHPGSPSEEEPTFDAEAFASQVAAHRDAGTTALRFPGLLGEIPAGLREAPDMPRMVSAGRWLAWAGLSRSAPFHTVTDGLVAAAVAEAGSRDGWCKLVGDWDFEAAPVPYEVLRAVTDAVHSAGGRIAVHCQSARGALNAARAGVDSVEHGMGMPEECVDLMAGHGTAYVPTLTAFARSAPHRTRDTSRGRLWHAGHATMIRRVREAHDAGVTVLAGTDSAPFGNVAAEVGHLIAAGLPPRPPSVRRAGRPVPFWA; encoded by the coding sequence ATGGCCCTTCACCTGCGCGGAGCCGTGCTTCCCGACGGCACGGTCCGCGATGTCTGGACGCTCGGGGACCGGATCACCTTCGAGCGGCCCTCGGGACCGGCCGACACCGTGGCCGACGGGGGCTTCCTGCTGCCCGGCCTGGTCGACGTGCACACGCATCCCGGCTCCCCGTCCGAGGAGGAACCCACCTTCGACGCCGAGGCGTTCGCGTCGCAGGTCGCCGCGCACCGGGACGCGGGGACGACGGCGTTGCGCTTCCCCGGGCTCCTCGGCGAGATACCCGCCGGGCTGCGCGAGGCACCCGACATGCCGCGCATGGTGAGCGCGGGGAGGTGGCTGGCCTGGGCCGGGTTGTCGAGGAGCGCTCCCTTCCACACCGTCACCGACGGCCTCGTAGCGGCCGCCGTCGCCGAGGCGGGGTCCCGGGACGGCTGGTGCAAGCTCGTGGGCGACTGGGACTTCGAGGCGGCCCCGGTGCCGTACGAGGTGCTGCGCGCCGTGACCGACGCCGTGCACTCGGCGGGCGGCCGGATCGCGGTGCACTGCCAGTCGGCGCGGGGTGCGCTGAACGCGGCCCGCGCGGGCGTCGACTCCGTCGAGCACGGGATGGGGATGCCCGAGGAGTGCGTGGACCTCATGGCCGGACACGGCACGGCCTACGTGCCCACCCTCACCGCCTTCGCGCGCAGCGCCCCGCACCGCACCAGGGACACCTCGCGGGGCCGCCTGTGGCACGCGGGCCACGCGACCATGATCCGCCGGGTCCGCGAGGCCCATGACGCCGGTGTCACCGTCCTCGCCGGCACCGACTCCGCGCCCTTCGGCAATGTCGCCGCGGAGGTCGGGCACCTGATCGCCGCGGGACTGCCCCCGAGACCGCCGTCGGTGCGGCGAGCTGGACGGCCCGTGCCTTTCTGGGCCTGA
- a CDS encoding ABC transporter substrate-binding protein gives MRGATHAKWAACAAAVALAATACGGDSGSGSSGGDSSAVLSSSWGDPQNPLEPANTNEVQGGKVLDMIFRGLKRYDPKTGAAKDMLAEKIDTTDSQNFTVTVKAGWKFSNGEAVTAKSFVDAWNYGAGLKNNQKNAYFFGYIEGYDKVHPESGTQTADTLSGLKVTGDRTFTVKLTQKFSTFPDTLGYPAFAPLPQAFYTDHAGWIKKPVGNGPYTVQSYTKGSKMSLRKWDAYPGTDKAQNGGVDLKVYTDNNTAYTDLMAGNLDLVDDVPAAQLKNVKSDLGSRYLNTPAGIIQTLAFPFYDKDWNTSGAVKVRQGLSMAINRQQITDTIFQKTRTPATDWTSPVLGTKGGFQDGLCGSGCEYNPSEAKKLVKEGGGLPGGQVKITYNADTGSHKEWVDAVCNSINNALGNDKACVGNPVGTFADFRTQITQKKMSGPFRAGWQMDYPLIQNFLQPLYYTNASSNDGHWSNKDFDKLVNQANTETDTTKAIGIFQNAEKVVRDNMAAIPLWYQNGSAGWSDRLSNVALNPFSVPVYNEIKVG, from the coding sequence ATGCGTGGAGCCACGCACGCCAAATGGGCCGCATGCGCGGCGGCGGTCGCGCTCGCCGCGACCGCCTGCGGCGGCGACAGCGGCAGCGGGAGCAGCGGTGGTGACAGCAGCGCTGTGCTCAGCTCCTCCTGGGGTGATCCGCAGAACCCGCTGGAGCCCGCCAACACCAACGAGGTGCAGGGCGGCAAGGTCCTCGACATGATCTTCCGCGGGCTGAAGAGGTACGACCCCAAGACCGGCGCCGCCAAGGACATGCTCGCCGAGAAGATCGACACCACGGACTCGCAGAACTTCACCGTCACCGTCAAGGCGGGCTGGAAGTTCAGCAACGGCGAGGCCGTCACCGCCAAGTCCTTCGTGGACGCGTGGAACTACGGCGCCGGCCTCAAGAACAACCAGAAGAACGCGTACTTCTTCGGCTACATCGAGGGCTACGACAAGGTCCACCCGGAAAGCGGCACACAGACCGCCGACACGCTCAGCGGCCTGAAGGTCACCGGCGACAGGACCTTCACCGTCAAGCTGACGCAGAAGTTCTCGACCTTTCCGGACACCCTCGGCTACCCGGCGTTCGCGCCCCTGCCCCAGGCCTTCTACACCGACCACGCCGGGTGGATCAAGAAGCCGGTCGGCAACGGCCCGTACACGGTGCAGTCGTACACCAAGGGCTCGAAGATGTCCCTGCGGAAGTGGGACGCGTACCCCGGCACCGACAAGGCGCAGAACGGCGGCGTGGACCTCAAGGTCTACACCGACAACAACACCGCCTACACCGACCTGATGGCCGGCAACCTCGACCTGGTCGACGACGTCCCGGCCGCCCAGCTCAAGAACGTCAAGAGCGACCTGGGCAGCCGCTATCTCAACACCCCCGCCGGCATCATCCAGACGCTCGCCTTCCCCTTCTACGACAAGGACTGGAACACGAGCGGCGCGGTGAAGGTCCGCCAGGGCCTGTCCATGGCGATCAACCGCCAGCAGATCACCGACACGATCTTCCAGAAGACCCGGACGCCGGCCACCGACTGGACCTCCCCGGTCCTCGGCACGAAGGGCGGCTTCCAGGACGGGCTGTGCGGGAGCGGCTGCGAGTACAACCCCAGCGAGGCCAAGAAGCTGGTCAAGGAGGGCGGCGGGCTGCCCGGCGGCCAGGTCAAGATCACGTACAACGCGGACACCGGCTCGCACAAGGAGTGGGTGGACGCCGTCTGCAACTCCATCAACAACGCGCTCGGCAACGACAAGGCGTGCGTCGGCAACCCGGTCGGCACCTTCGCCGACTTCCGCACTCAGATCACCCAGAAGAAGATGTCCGGTCCGTTCCGGGCCGGCTGGCAGATGGACTACCCGCTCATCCAGAACTTCCTCCAGCCGCTCTACTACACCAACGCCTCCTCCAACGACGGCCACTGGTCGAACAAGGACTTCGACAAGCTGGTCAACCAGGCCAACACCGAGACCGACACCACCAAGGCGATCGGCATCTTCCAGAACGCCGAGAAGGTCGTCCGCGACAACATGGCCGCCATCCCGCTCTGGTACCAGAACGGCAGCGCAGGCTGGTCCGACCGGCTGTCGAACGTCGCGCTGAACCCGTTCAGCGTCCCGGTCTACAACGAGATCAAGGTCGGCTGA
- a CDS encoding ABC transporter permease — protein sequence MGRYVVRRLLQMIPVFIGATLLIFLMVNVMGDPIAGLCGERQCDAATAAQLKKEFGLDKPVWQQYLTYMGNVFTGDFGTAFNGQKVTELMATAFPVTIRLTIVAILIEVVIGITLGVVTGLRRGRPVDTSVLLGTLVVISVPTFVTGLLLQLLLGVEWGWIKPSVSTDATFGELIVPGLVLASVSLAYVTRLTRTSIAENRRSDYVRTAVAKGLPRRRVIIRHLLRNSLIPVVTFIGTDIGALMGGAIVTERIFNIHGVGYQLYQGILRQNTQTVVGFVTVLVLVFLVANLLVDLLYAVLDPRIRYA from the coding sequence ATGGGCAGGTACGTGGTCCGGCGTCTGCTCCAGATGATCCCGGTGTTCATCGGGGCCACGCTGCTGATCTTCCTGATGGTGAACGTGATGGGCGACCCCATCGCGGGCCTGTGCGGCGAGCGGCAGTGCGACGCGGCCACAGCCGCCCAGCTGAAGAAGGAGTTCGGGCTCGACAAGCCCGTCTGGCAGCAATACCTGACCTACATGGGGAACGTCTTCACCGGCGACTTCGGCACGGCGTTCAACGGCCAGAAGGTCACCGAGCTGATGGCGACCGCGTTCCCCGTGACCATCCGGCTGACGATCGTCGCGATCCTCATCGAGGTCGTCATCGGCATCACGCTGGGTGTCGTCACGGGTCTCAGGCGCGGGCGCCCCGTCGACACCTCGGTCCTGCTTGGCACCCTCGTCGTCATCTCCGTACCGACCTTCGTCACCGGTCTGCTGCTCCAACTCCTCCTCGGTGTCGAGTGGGGGTGGATCAAACCGTCGGTCTCCACGGACGCCACCTTCGGCGAGCTGATCGTGCCGGGCCTGGTCCTCGCGTCCGTCTCGCTCGCCTACGTGACCCGGCTGACCCGCACCTCCATCGCGGAGAACCGGCGTTCCGACTACGTCCGCACGGCCGTCGCCAAGGGCCTGCCCCGACGCCGGGTGATCATCCGGCACCTGCTGCGCAACTCCCTGATCCCGGTGGTCACCTTCATCGGCACGGACATCGGCGCGCTGATGGGCGGGGCGATCGTCACCGAGCGGATCTTCAACATCCACGGCGTCGGCTACCAGCTCTACCAGGGCATCCTCCGGCAGAACACCCAGACCGTCGTCGGTTTCGTGACCGTCCTCGTCCTCGTCTTCCTGGTGGCCAACCTGCTCGTCGACCTCCTGTACGCCGTACTCGACCCGAGGATCCGCTATGCCTGA
- a CDS encoding ABC transporter permease — translation MPEQYESEGAISSAGTGGAMDLAVTEAETLEKTPGGPEGTGPADKPRSLWSDAWRDLRRNPVFIISALVILFLVVISIWPSLIASGNPLKCDLAKAQEGSQPGHPFGYDGQGCDVYTRTVYGTRVSISVGVLATLGVALLGSVLGGLAGYFGGGWDSLMSRITDIFFAIPVVLGGLVLLSVVTSNTIWPVIGFIVLLGWTQVYRIARGSVITAKQNDYVQAARALGASDSRLLLRHIAPNAVAPVIVVATIALGTYIALEATLSYLGVGLKPPTVSWGIDISAASAYIRNAPHMLLWPAGALAVTVLAFIMLGDAVRDALDPKLR, via the coding sequence ATGCCTGAGCAGTACGAGTCCGAGGGCGCCATCTCCTCCGCGGGCACGGGCGGCGCGATGGACCTCGCGGTGACCGAGGCGGAGACCCTGGAGAAGACGCCCGGCGGCCCGGAAGGCACGGGCCCGGCGGACAAACCCCGCTCCCTCTGGTCCGACGCCTGGCGCGACCTGCGCCGCAACCCCGTCTTCATCATCTCGGCGCTGGTGATCCTCTTCCTGGTCGTCATCTCCATCTGGCCGTCGCTGATCGCCTCCGGCAACCCCCTCAAGTGCGACCTCGCCAAGGCCCAGGAGGGCTCACAGCCCGGCCACCCCTTCGGCTACGACGGTCAGGGCTGCGACGTCTACACGCGCACCGTGTACGGGACCCGCGTCTCCATCAGCGTGGGCGTGCTGGCCACCCTCGGCGTCGCGCTCCTCGGCTCGGTCCTGGGTGGCCTCGCCGGGTACTTCGGCGGCGGCTGGGACTCGCTGATGTCCCGGATCACCGACATCTTCTTCGCGATCCCGGTCGTGCTCGGCGGTCTCGTCCTGCTCTCCGTGGTGACCAGCAACACGATCTGGCCGGTCATCGGGTTCATCGTGCTGCTCGGCTGGACGCAGGTCTACCGCATCGCCCGCGGCTCGGTCATCACCGCCAAGCAGAACGACTACGTGCAGGCCGCCCGCGCTCTCGGCGCCTCCGACTCCCGCCTGCTGCTGCGCCACATCGCACCCAACGCGGTCGCGCCGGTGATCGTCGTGGCGACCATCGCGCTCGGCACGTACATCGCGCTGGAGGCGACCCTGTCGTACCTCGGCGTCGGCCTGAAGCCGCCGACGGTCAGCTGGGGCATCGACATCTCCGCGGCCTCCGCCTACATCCGCAACGCCCCCCACATGCTCCTGTGGCCGGCCGGAGCCCTGGCGGTCACCGTGCTCGCCTTCATCATGCTGGGCGACGCGGTCCGCGACGCCCTCGACCCGAAGCTGAGGTGA
- a CDS encoding ABC transporter ATP-binding protein — MLLEVRDLHVEFRTRDGVAKAVNGVTYSVDAGETLAVLGESGSGKSVTAQAVMGILDIPPGKITGGEILFQDRDLLKLKEDERRKVRGSGMAMIFQDALSALNPVLSVGDQLGEMFVVHRGMSKKDARAKAVELMERVRIPAARERVRDYPHQFSGGMRQRIMIAMALALEPALIIADEPTTALDVTVQAQVMDLLAELQREYHMGLILITHDLGVVADVADRIAVMYAGRIVESAPVHDIYKLPAHPYTKGLLESIPRLDQKGRGLYAIKGLPPNLMHIPPGCAFNPRCPMAQDVCRTDVPPLHEVDGPDSARHSACHFWRECLNG, encoded by the coding sequence ATGCTGCTCGAAGTGCGGGACCTGCACGTGGAGTTCCGGACCCGGGACGGGGTCGCCAAGGCCGTCAACGGGGTCACCTACAGCGTGGACGCGGGGGAGACCCTCGCTGTGCTGGGCGAGTCCGGGTCGGGGAAGTCGGTCACCGCGCAGGCCGTCATGGGCATCCTCGACATCCCGCCCGGGAAGATCACCGGCGGTGAGATTCTCTTCCAGGACAGGGACCTGCTGAAGCTCAAGGAGGACGAGCGGCGCAAGGTCCGTGGATCCGGGATGGCGATGATCTTCCAGGACGCGCTGTCCGCCCTCAACCCCGTGCTCTCCGTGGGCGACCAGCTCGGCGAGATGTTCGTCGTGCACCGGGGCATGTCGAAGAAGGACGCGCGGGCGAAGGCCGTCGAGCTGATGGAGCGGGTGCGGATCCCCGCGGCCAGGGAGCGGGTCAGGGACTACCCGCACCAGTTCTCCGGCGGTATGCGCCAGCGCATCATGATCGCGATGGCCCTCGCCCTGGAGCCGGCCCTGATCATCGCCGACGAGCCCACCACCGCCCTCGACGTCACCGTGCAGGCCCAGGTGATGGACCTGCTCGCCGAGCTGCAGCGCGAGTACCACATGGGGCTCATCCTCATCACCCACGACCTGGGCGTGGTGGCCGACGTCGCCGACCGGATCGCCGTCATGTACGCGGGCCGGATCGTCGAGTCGGCCCCGGTGCACGACATCTACAAGCTGCCCGCGCACCCGTACACCAAGGGCCTGCTGGAGTCGATCCCACGGCTCGACCAGAAGGGCCGGGGGCTCTACGCCATCAAGGGCCTGCCGCCCAACCTCATGCACATCCCACCGGGCTGCGCCTTCAACCCCCGCTGCCCGATGGCCCAGGACGTGTGCCGCACCGACGTACCGCCCCTGCACGAGGTGGACGGTCCGGACTCGGCCCGGCACAGCGCCTGCCACTTCTGGAGGGAGTGCCTGAATGGCTGA